The following nucleotide sequence is from Dehalogenimonas formicexedens.
CAGGGGGAGCGGCGCCGGCTTTGGCGGGCAGAAACGATGTGACTCGTCAATAACGAGTAGCCGGTAGGCGCGGGAGCGCATGACGCCACGGATAACCTTTTCTAGCTCGGCCGGCGAGTTGCGATCGTTGGGCCGGTATATGTCGTACTCGGCCTTTAGGTTGTACTCTCCCAGGCTGTCATAGATTAGCGCCTGGGCGCCGTACGTCCTCGAGATCGTATCGGCCAGGTTAGACTTTCCGGATCCTTTAAGGCCGGCGATAACTCCGGTTTTACCCTTTAGGTTGAGATCCATTTTTTACCTCGTTTACTAGCTCGCCTAGCGTTTTATTTTGGAGAAACGCGAGAACCTGGCCGACAGTTAGGCCGGAGATCCCGCGCTTGTCTAGTTCCTGGGAGACTCGGCCCAGGATAGCCGGCCAGTCCAGGGCCGGTACGGCGGGCGGAGCGGGCGGCGGCGGCGGCGCCGGCAGTAGTGGGCCGGATCTCTCCGGCGGAGCCTGGGCGGGCGCCTGGGCGGGCGCTGGCGGCGCCAGGCGTCGGATAGCCGCGTCCGGCCCGATTAGCGGCATACCGGTTTTTTGGGCCAGGTTGTTAAGGTTAGTCATAAACTGATTTGCTCCGGTGATTAGGCTATTTAGGCCGCTCATTAGATCCGAGCCGGCCGGAGCGCCGGCGCCGGCGGATCCGGCCGCCTGGCCGGCTATGTTGAGTATGTCGGCTTGTGTTTTTAGGCTCATTTAACGGCGCTCCAATCATGGACGGCTCCACACGTCGGACAAGTGGCGGCGCCCTTTTTGATATCCGATCCACAGTCTATGCAGTAATACGATTTGCCGGCCGGCGGTTTTGTGACGTTAAGCGGTTGGGCCGCCGGATCGGTACCGATAGCCGCCTGGGCGGGCGTGGCCGGCGGATCGGCCGGCGGATCAGCCGGCGGGCCGCCGTGGTACTTGCTAACGTGTCGATCTAACGATGCTTTGGAACTAAAGGGGCCTTTAGAACAATGCGGGCAAGGGTGAGTCATTAGGTTACTACCTCCTCGTTAAGTTTGTGATCTCCACACCAATCGGTGTTAAAGACAACCGGATAACCGGACATGGTAGGGGCGTGGCGTCGGCAACGTCCCACGGCCTCGCGTTTTTCGACAAACCACATACACGAAAGGCACCGCATTTTTACGCCGCGTCCGGCCCAGGGATCGGGGGCTTTTGGGATAGCCCGCCCGACGTTAGGAATTGCATTATTCGGTTTTTCATTGACAGTTTCACACATGTTAAAAAGGTTCCTTTTTTGTTATTCGGCCGTTAATCGTGGCCGGCTACGATTGGCGCGGGGCGATCCTTTTTATCAAACAAAGACATTTCATAGTTTTGCCGTTTTAACCAGGTCAAACACCGGACCGGCTGCCAGGAATAGCCAGGTAAAAAGGCCCACACGCCGGCTCGGCTAAAACCTCGACAAGTTGGGCTACAATAGTCAAGGTATAAAACGTTATCGACGTGTTCGCGGAAAAAAAGCCGGATCCGATCACGGAATAACGCGTTACCTGATAAAGCCCTCGCGTCGGCATACTCTTTTAGGTTGTCGTGGTCTTTGATCTGATATGGGGGATCGAGTAAACACCACTCGAAATGATCCGAGCAGCTCGATATATATTTTTCGACGCTCATTTTTAGAGTGGCTTCTTCGCATTCCAGGTCTACACGGATCCGGCCTATTGTCGAACGGCCCGAATAAAGGTGTAAAACGTTATCCGAGCTGCCGATCAATTCCCTTATGATCCGTTCCGGACCGGACGCAAACGCCCCTCTATAATCGCCCGGGCGGTTTGGTGTTTTCTTGTCTCGGAATTGTTTTAGGTTGTTAACCGATCTCGGGGTAACACCTAACGGCAATACCTGGGTAATCATCGGCCGGCCGCCTTTGCGCCGGCGTAGATCGAACAACGATAGATACAATAAGCCTCGCCCTGTTCGGTGATCGGCAATAGGCTATACTGGCACCGGCCCCAGGGCGGTATACCGCTTTTACAATGCCGGCAAAGTTCGGCTATGGCTTGTTTGATTCGTTCGGTACTAATTTCAGGCATACTAAACCACTCCGGCGGCCAGTTTCGGGCCTTGTACGGGCATTGTAGGGGCCGCGTTTTTCTTAGCCGCGGCGTTTCCAGGGGCCATCAATCGCAACCGCAACGTATAGCACCGGCCGGCGTCGTCGATCCGGCCTACTTTTTCGGCCTGGGCCTGGGCGGCGGCCAGGGCGGCGGCGATCTGCTTAATTTCGCGTTCGTCTAACCTATATTGATTTGACGGGTTCATAGTATCTCCTTTTTTTCCTTTTTTTCGTATCGGTTGAACCTTTGGGGCGGCCCAGGGTTTTACCGCCGGCGGCCAGGCGGGCCAATCCGGCCTTTGTGCGCTCAGATCGGCGTTTACTCTCCCAATTAGCAACCCAGGCGATCAGGGCCGTAAAAACTTCGTCTAGGCCGCCAGGCATATCTAACCATTGTTCTTGATAGCTTAAAACACGAACGCCGACGGACCTAAAATCGGCAATCAGGGATAACGCCCGCGTTGGCCCCTCGCGTGTTAGGCGATCTAACGCCCATACTGCTACAATGTCCCAGGGCCGGCCGCGTCTACGGCTATCGGCCCTTAAGCGGGCTAGTTCGGTTTGGTGGCCACTCTTGAAAGCACTCTCGCTCTCTTGATAAACGGCCGCGATCCCTAGCCCGCGTTCATTTAGCCAACGAGTCAAAGCTATTAATTGATTGTCTACTGTTTGATCGTCAGTTGATACGCGAACATAGAGCGCGGCCGCCGGTTGTTTCATGCCTTTTACCTCCTAATTTAATACTCTCGTGGGCTACGTAACCGCAGAATATACAGACCTGGCAATTATCCAGATCCCGATCGAATACCAGGCGCCGGCCGCCCTGGGTACTGGCGCCACAATGCGGGCAAGTGTCAATAATGACGCGGCGCCATTGTTTCACTCGCCGGCCTCGTTAAATAGCTTTTCGTCAAAGCATGGGCCGTCAATGTCGTATGGATCGGCGGCCGGATCTATGCCGAGATCTCCGGCCAGGTTGTCGAGTTCGGCTAAGACTTCCTCACAGCGGGCGGCGAGCGTCCAGTTAGGGCCACGGGCTATAGTCCGTTCGGCAATTTCGAGCGCGAGATCATAGGCCGCGCCTTTAACGGCAGTCCAGGAATGAAGGTGGAAGGCGTAGGCGAGTTTTTGAAGGGCCGAACACTCGTGTCCGTCCGCCTGGCCGCACGTTGACAAGATATTGTCCAGGTTGGCATTAAAGGCGGCACGATCCGCTTTAGCCATCGCCTGGCCTAAGATGATATCGGCCTTTTTCGAGTCTGATTTACCGCCCTGGGCGACAACCTGGGCCGGCGTCCGGCGGGGTTTTTTGGCGGGTTTGGCCGGCAGAACTAACGCGCCTAGTTCGATATCGGCCCACATCATATCCGCTGTAAGTTCGGGGCTAAGGCGGGTTTTGTCCAGGTAGGCGTTAACAACTTCGTCCGCTTCGGAGAGAGCGATTTCGATTACCGGCTTTTTGGCGTCGCAACATTTAGTAGCCGCGTGGCGACCCATAGGGCCGGAGTAGGGGCGGTCGCATACCAGGCATTGGTATACGTCTTTAGAGAGTTTGCGGTAGTACTTAGACGACACAGGCCCTCCGAACGGATAAAATAATACCGGCGCGATAGCCGGCGGCGTGTTTTTTACGCCGGCGTAGCCGCCGGCTAAGTTCTCCCAGGGATTTATCGGTACCGATCGGGTTATAATAGGCGTTTTTCGGTGGGTATTGAGAGATCGCCCAGGTCAACGGGGCGGGTAACACGGCTTCGCCCGCCGTATTCAAGCCGGTATCTAAGTGTGTGGAGATCATCGGCCCGTTGTTTATAGGGGCTATCGTATTCGTGATAGTGGGCGTGGTTGGCGTTTTCAGCTTCGGCGGCAAGTTCCGCTCTCCTGAGTAAGCCCAGAATGATCGCCAGTTCGTACGGGTTAAGCTTCGGGCGGGCGTCAACTTCAAAGTTGATTGACATTTTTCTACCTCTTTTTTCGGTTCGCATATGCGAGTTACGGTTAACTTAGAGTGTTCTCTTTTTAGAACGGGCGGCAAAGCTAAGCATTTAGCTTCAAGCGGTACCGATCCTTTTATGATTACTTTATGTAAAAGCATTTCGCACCTATTATGTTAAGTGTTATATCTCTATATAACATAACATATATAGTGCGAACCATATAAACGTGAAATAACCCAGTCCCCATTTAGCAAAAGCCAATTATCTTTGAGGTCGCGGATCTCCGCCGCCCGGATTATGGATAAAGCATTCACCGTTTCGAGTCTCGAGCGCTATCTTTTGAGTTTGTCAGGTTTGAAAACCGAACGTCGAGTTGCCAGGTACCAGCTGCCCGATTCCTAGTGAAAGGTCCTTAAGTCCCCACCGGTTGGTCGCCGAGGTGAACACAGTACATGCTGGCTCAACGCCGCGTTCTTTCAAACCGCTCAGCGCTTCTGTTTCGTTTTTAGCGTTTACCAGGCCTGGTAACAAGTCTATCTTGTTAAACACAGTGATCCGTGGTTTTTCGTCGATTTCAAGTTCCTTAAGGATAGTCTCAACAGTCTGACACTGCCCTACCGCATTTCTCGATGTTATGTCAATTACATGGATCAATATGGAAGCCTCGGAGAGTTCCTCGAGAGTGGCCCGGAAGGCTTTCACGATCGTCGGCGGCAGCTTTTTAATAAACCCGACCGTGTCTGTTATCAGGATTTGCCGTTTGTCGGGCAGCGTCATTCGCCTGGTCGTCGGATCCAGGGTGGCAAACAATTTGTCTTCTACAAAAACATCAGCTTTGGTCATAGCCCGCATAAGGCTGCTTTTGCCGCTATTGGTATATCCCACCAGGGCAGCTACCGGAATCCCTTCTCTTTTCCTCTTTTGCCTGTACAGGTCTCGTTGGCGGCTCACATCGTCAAGTTTGGATTCCAGGACGACAATTTTGCGCTGCAATATGCGCTTGTCAGTCTCTAGCTGGGATTCGCCGGGACCTCTGGTACCAATGCCGCCCCCGAGACGCTCCAGGTGACTCCATTGTCCGGCAAGGCGGGGCAGCAGGTATTGTAACTGCGCCAGTTCAACTTGAAGTTTTCCTTCCCTGGTGTGTGCGTGCCGGGCGAAGATGTCGAGGATAAGAGCTACCCTGTCGATCACCTTGACCTTCAGGGCTTCTTCAAGAGTTCGCTGCTGCAACGGAGTTAGTTCGTCGTCGAAAACCGCGGTGTCATAGTTGATTTGGGCTCGGGACTCGATTAGTTCGTCGAGCTTCCCTTTCCCCAGATAGGTCACCTTTTGGGGTTGGGGCAACCGCTGCGTCAGGCGCCCCACCACAACGCCCCCTGCGGTTTTGACCAGTTCAGCCAGCTCCGTAAGCGATTCGTCGGCAGTCCACTCAGACTGAGCCTTGGGATTGCCGGTATTGATGGCGACCAGCATTACCCGTTCAGGTTCAATTGAGGTATTGATAATCGATTTCGGGATGAATTTGCCTCTATTTTACAGGTTAAAAAAACCGGGGGACTTCACATGTCCCCCGGAATCAAGCTCTTAATATGGTGGGCTCGGCAGGTTTCGAACCTGCGACCAAGCGGTTATGAGCCGCCCGCTCTGACCACTGAGCTACGAGCCCGGTGGCGGTTATAGGTATTGTTCGCCCTCGGGTATCTCGTCTTCGGACTCTTCGTCACGTTCCACTTTTTTGCGTTCGAAACGGCTTTCTTTCTTTTGTCCTGTGGGTTTAATGACCGGCGGATAATCAAAAACGGGCTTTTCTTCTTCCCAGGTTTCAGTATCCGGATTCCATTTCATTTTTTCCTGAAGAGCCTGTTTTTCAGCCTCCATTTTCTGGAGTTCGCCCAACGCCCAATAACGTTCTTTTTCTTTTGGATCTACCGTTGTGGATTTCCTAGCCCAATTTGCGTAGTCCTTTTCCGCCGTTTCCTTCATATTCTGCTCGTCTTTTTCTTTTTCCTGTTTGACGAGCTCTTCTTTAGCCCACTCCACCCAAGCTTCAGGACCGCGGCCGCAGGCTTCCTGACGTTCCTCACGCCACCGTTTTAATGGATCCGGGTTTTTGATCTTGTCATCATCAGCCCGCCGTTGTGACTGCCACATCTTTTCCTTGGCTTTGTCTTGAGTGATCAAATAGCTATCGGGCGGCGTAGACATTACTTGAGAAAATGCCGCTGAAAGAATCCGGTCGCATTCCGCATTACAATTTGGACAATTTGTGATGGCGTCACATTCACTGAACGGTCTTCTGAGTTCAAATGTTTTGCGGCACTGCGGGCAAATATATTCGTAAATTGGCATGAGCAACCCCCACAAGAATTCGATTACTTTACGTTAAATTGTATCACTTCCAAACCTTTTTCATCAAGTTACAAGGCTAAATTTGTAGCCCGTTCTCTCACCGCTGCGTTTAGACCCTCCAACAATTTGCCTGGGGTGACACCGAACTTCTGTTCGCCGGTTCTTAACCTGACGGACACGGTGCCGGATTCAATCTCCTTGTCTCCTATGACAAGCATACATGGAATCTTATCCAATTGGGCTTGCCTGATCTTCTGATTAATGGTTTCGGAGCGATCATCCAAGTTCACCCTGTAGCCTGCTGCCTTGAGTTCGCGGGTCAGGTTACCAGCGTACTCCAGGTGTCGATCTGATATCGGAAGAACGGCTACCTGGACCGGGTGGAGCCACACCGGAAACGCCCCGGCATAATGCTCTATCAACAGACCGAAGAAGCGTTCCCATGATCCCAGTAACGCTCTGTGAACCATGTACGGCCGATGCTCCTGGCCATCCGCACCAACATAAACCATGTTGAACCGTTCCGGCAGGTTGAAATCGAACTGGATGGTCGTCATCTGCCATTCGCGGCCTAAGGCATCCTTGACTTTAAGGTCTATTTTCGGCCCGTAGAAGGCGCCGCCGCCTTCATCGATCTTGTACTTCAATCCCTGGGCGTCCATCACCTTCCGCAACACGTCCGCGGCTTTTTGCCATTGCTCTTCGGTACCGATAGCCTTCTCAGGGCGAGTAGCCAGGTAAAGCTGGTAGTCCTTGAAGCCGAACGTCTGCCAAATATGGAATGAGAACCGGATTACCTCGGCGATCTCGCTCTCCATTTGTTCGGGAGTGCAGAAAATGTGGGCGTCATCCTGAGTGAAGCCGCGGACCCGAAGCAGGCCAGTCAAGACGCCGCTGCGTTCGTAACGGTAGACGGTGCCAAGCTCGCACCATCTCAACGGCAGGTCACGGTAAGACCTGGTCTGCGACTTGTAATACAGTATGTGGAAGGGGCAGTTCATGGGTTTGACGTAATAGTCCTGCCCATCTATATCCATGGGAGAGTACATAATATCCTTGTAGTTCGCGAGGTGGCCTGATGTCTCCCATAATGTGCCGCGACCTATATGCGGGCTGTACAGTATTTCATAGCCGGCGTCATAATGTTCTCGGCGCCAGAATTCCTCGACCGTTGTTCTTATACGGCCAGCTTTGGGTCCGTAGATAATCAACCCTCCGCCCAATTCTTCAGGTGTGGCGAAGAGATCGAGTTGTTTGTTGAGCTTGCGGTGGTCCCTGGCTTCGAGCTCTTCGAGCTTTTTCAAGTATTCTTCAAGTTCAGCCTTGGTCGGAAAGGCCGTCCCGTAAATTCGCTGTAGCATCGGACGTTTCTCATCACCACGCCAATACGCGCCGGCGATTGATAATAATTTGAAGGCCTTGATACGGGCGGTATGAGATACGTGAGGCCCGCGGCACAGGTCAACAAAGTCACCGTCGCGGTAAATGGTGATATCCTCGCCTTCAGGTAGATCGGCGAGAACTTCAAGTTTATAGGGTTGGCCAGCGAAAATTTTCTCCACCTCCGCCCTGGAAACCGTTTCTTTTACGAACGGCAGGTTCTGTTTAACAATCTCTGCCATTTTCGCTTCTATCAATGGCAGATCTTCAGGAACCAACGCTCGCGGCAACTCGAAATCATAATAGAAACCAGTTTCTATCGACGGACCAATCCCCAGTTTGGTACCCGGAAACAGAGCGGTCACGGCATGTGCCAACACATGAGCTGCCGAATGGCGCATCATCGCCAGTTGTTGATCGATCGGTTCGTTCGCCAAATCTTCACCTCGTCCTTATGAGTTTGTTTTCCAACATTAAACTCACCGAATCGGGCAATTATAACGCCACCGGTATACCAAGGCAAAATCCTGGCATTTCCTTGACATGAATTTTAGCTCAACCTAAAATGGCTTCGACCCCTGGCTTAAAGGATCTTATATGAAATTTCTGGTAAACGGACAACAAACCTCGACCACTTCCGAACACAGATCTCAGCTTAACTATCTGGAATCATGCAAAGAATGGGTCAAGGAACTGACGGAGTCAAAAAAACTTGATGGCGCATACAGTTTTACCGACGGTGGCGGCTTATTTATTATTGATGCAGCCTCACACGAAGAATTGACCAGAATTCTCCTGAGTTTCCCGTTAAGCCATATCAGCAAATTCACTATCCAGCCCCTGGCTAACTTTGACGCCACAGCCGATGCCATAATCGAAGCCATGAGCGGCGTCACAGACATGCGCCACCACATATTCTGCCCGTAACTCACTGCAAGGCCGCAAGTTCATCCAGTCTCATCTGGATGCAAACCACGTGGAAGTAATGCTAAAATAGCCGGCGCATCGCGGAGGGTTGTCCGAGCGGCCTATGGTGACGGTCTTGAAAACCGTTGTCCGCGCAAGCGGACCGTGGGTTCGAATCCCACACCCTCCGCCATTTTATTTTCTTTTTCGCGAGCTTCTAACCGGCCGCCTGCGATCTCAGGTAGGCATCAATAAAAGGCGCGAGCTCGCCCTGTTCGAGAACAGCCGTGGTATTGCCCGTTTCATAATCCGTGCGATGGTCTTTGACCATCTTGTACGGATGTAAGACGTAACTTCGGATCTGACTGCCCCATTCGGCAGAGATCCGTTCACCTTTAAGCCTGGCACGTTCGATTTCCTGTTCAGCGATCTTGAACTTTAAAAGCCGGGCTTTCAGCAGGCTCATCGCTATTTCGCGGTTCTGATATTGAGAGCGTTCTGTTTGTGCGGTGACGACAGTGCCGGTCGGAACATGGGTCAGGCGCACGGCGCTGGACACTTTCTGGACGTTCTGCCCCCCGGCGCCGCTTGACCGGTAGGCTTCCATTTTTATGTCTTCAGGGTTGATCTCGACATCGGCGTCCGCTTCAGCTTCGGGCATAACCTCCACCAACGCGAATGAGGTGTGCCTGGCGTGATCGGAATCGAAAGGCGAAAGCCTGATCAGACGATGCACGCCATGTTCACTCCGCAGGTTGCCATAGGCGTACCGTCCGCGAAATATTACGGTGACACTTTTTATGCCGGCTTCATCGCCCGCAGACACGTCGAGCACTTCAGCGTCATAATCATGTTTCTCCGCCCAACGGAGATACATATTTAATAACATCTCCGCCCAATCCTGGCTTTCCACCCCACCGGCTCCGGCGTGGATCGAAAGGATTGCGCTGCGCTCATCGTAGGGACCGGAGTAAGCCAGTTCGAATTCCAGCTTGTCAAGCTCAGCGGTCAAGGTATCCAGGTCTTTCTGGATTTCAGTAAACAATGCCGGATCACCCTCGATGAGTTTGCTTAACTCATTCAGGTCGGAAAGCCGGTTTTCGAGGCTGCGCCATTGTTCCGCAGTCTTTTTTAACTCATTAAGCCTGCGCATGGTAACTTGCGCCTTCTGAGAATCCTGCCAAAATTCAGCGTTTCCGGTAATATGCTCCAGTTCTGCGATTTCTTTTTCTTTAGCAGGGATGTCAAAGACGCTCCAAGTCGTTAATTATCCGTTCAGACAGAGCGCTTAAGGGCGATGCAAATTCTGACATTATCTCTCCAATATCTTACTGCGGGAATGATTACCATAAACCCCAGCTGTTTTACGACCGGCAGCAAGGTGAGCTTGCCGAACGGGTTCGGGAAGCCTGTATCCTATATTCAATTTAAGCACCCAATCGACAGCAGTTTCAAGGCTGATCATATGGCCTACCGAGACAAATATTGGTTTAGTGCCTGCTCGGGTGCGAAGCACGCGTCCGATGATCTCTTTTCTGTCGGTTAGGGCGCACCCGTTGCCGATGTCTGGGCCGAGCTCCTGGTGCTCCCCGCACAGGCGGGATTTGGCACAGCCGATGGAGGGTTTACCCACAATCAACCCGAGGTGAGATGCGATACCCAACCGCCTGGGATGTGCTATCCCTTGTCCGTCGACCATAAAAAGGTCCGGTTCAACGTCTAATTTTTCAAGCGCCGGAAGGATCAAAGGCAATTCCCGGAACGATAATAAACCGGGGATATAAGGCATTGTCGCTGTGCCTTCGTGGATTGATTCGGCGACGATTTCGAGGGAGGGATAACTCATTACGACCACAG
It contains:
- a CDS encoding zonular occludens toxin domain-containing protein, with the protein product MDLNLKGKTGVIAGLKGSGKSNLADTISRTYGAQALIYDSLGEYNLKAEYDIYRPNDRNSPAELEKVIRGVMRSRAYRLLVIDESHRFCPPKPAPLPLAVRDLNDWCRHEQYDLSVLFITQRPVKLHQDITEQADYLFLFRLAGVNDQKYLNDLSAGLGDAVQTLPPFYFYLCDQTRQYKLMSPVPKADKSSH
- a CDS encoding recombinase family protein, with protein sequence MKQPAAALYVRVSTDDQTVDNQLIALTRWLNERGLGIAAVYQESESAFKSGHQTELARLRADSRRRGRPWDIVAVWALDRLTREGPTRALSLIADFRSVGVRVLSYQEQWLDMPGGLDEVFTALIAWVANWESKRRSERTKAGLARLAAGGKTLGRPKGSTDTKKRKKRRYYEPVKSI
- the hflX gene encoding GTPase HflX, with amino-acid sequence MLVAINTGNPKAQSEWTADESLTELAELVKTAGGVVVGRLTQRLPQPQKVTYLGKGKLDELIESRAQINYDTAVFDDELTPLQQRTLEEALKVKVIDRVALILDIFARHAHTREGKLQVELAQLQYLLPRLAGQWSHLERLGGGIGTRGPGESQLETDKRILQRKIVVLESKLDDVSRQRDLYRQKRKREGIPVAALVGYTNSGKSSLMRAMTKADVFVEDKLFATLDPTTRRMTLPDKRQILITDTVGFIKKLPPTIVKAFRATLEELSEASILIHVIDITSRNAVGQCQTVETILKELEIDEKPRITVFNKIDLLPGLVNAKNETEALSGLKERGVEPACTVFTSATNRWGLKDLSLGIGQLVPGNSTFGFQT
- a CDS encoding FmdB family zinc ribbon protein, which codes for MPIYEYICPQCRKTFELRRPFSECDAITNCPNCNAECDRILSAAFSQVMSTPPDSYLITQDKAKEKMWQSQRRADDDKIKNPDPLKRWREERQEACGRGPEAWVEWAKEELVKQEKEKDEQNMKETAEKDYANWARKSTTVDPKEKERYWALGELQKMEAEKQALQEKMKWNPDTETWEEEKPVFDYPPVIKPTGQKKESRFERKKVERDEESEDEIPEGEQYL
- the thrS gene encoding threonine--tRNA ligase — encoded protein: MMRHSAAHVLAHAVTALFPGTKLGIGPSIETGFYYDFELPRALVPEDLPLIEAKMAEIVKQNLPFVKETVSRAEVEKIFAGQPYKLEVLADLPEGEDITIYRDGDFVDLCRGPHVSHTARIKAFKLLSIAGAYWRGDEKRPMLQRIYGTAFPTKAELEEYLKKLEELEARDHRKLNKQLDLFATPEELGGGLIIYGPKAGRIRTTVEEFWRREHYDAGYEILYSPHIGRGTLWETSGHLANYKDIMYSPMDIDGQDYYVKPMNCPFHILYYKSQTRSYRDLPLRWCELGTVYRYERSGVLTGLLRVRGFTQDDAHIFCTPEQMESEIAEVIRFSFHIWQTFGFKDYQLYLATRPEKAIGTEEQWQKAADVLRKVMDAQGLKYKIDEGGGAFYGPKIDLKVKDALGREWQMTTIQFDFNLPERFNMVYVGADGQEHRPYMVHRALLGSWERFFGLLIEHYAGAFPVWLHPVQVAVLPISDRHLEYAGNLTRELKAAGYRVNLDDRSETINQKIRQAQLDKIPCMLVIGDKEIESGTVSVRLRTGEQKFGVTPGKLLEGLNAAVRERATNLAL
- the prfB gene encoding peptide chain release factor 2 (programmed frameshift) translates to MSEFASPLSALSERIINDLERLDIPAKEKEIAELEHITGNAEFWQDSQKAQVTMRRLNELKKTAEQWRSLENRLSDLNELSKLIEGDPALFTEIQKDLDTLTAELDKLEFELAYSGPYDERSAILSIHAGAGGVESQDWAEMLLNMYLRWAEKHDYDAEVLDVSAGDEAGIKSVTVIFRGRYAYGNLRSEHGVHRLIRLSPFDSDHARHTSFALVEVMPEAEADADVEINPEDIKMEAYRSSGAGGQNVQKVSSAVRLTHVPTGTVVTAQTERSQYQNREIAMSLLKARLLKFKIAEQEIERARLKGERISAEWGSQIRSYVLHPYKMVKDHRTDYETGNTTAVLEQGELAPFIDAYLRSQAAG
- the nfi gene encoding deoxyribonuclease V (cleaves DNA at apurinic or apyrimidinic sites) codes for the protein MISELHPFELSYSSAVKLQTDLASSIVCADTPVEVKLIAGIDVSVGRQGSTGRSAVVVMSYPSLEIVAESIHEGTATMPYIPGLLSFRELPLILPALEKLDVEPDLFMVDGQGIAHPRRLGIASHLGLIVGKPSIGCAKSRLCGEHQELGPDIGNGCALTDRKEIIGRVLRTRAGTKPIFVSVGHMISLETAVDWVLKLNIGYRLPEPVRQAHLAAGRKTAGVYGNHSRSKILER